One part of the Spiribacter salinus M19-40 genome encodes these proteins:
- the dapE gene encoding succinyl-diaminopimelate desuccinylase: MHGQPLALAEALIARPSITPDDAGCQALLAERLAALGFALHSLPQGEVSNLLALRSPDSAGATDSSTPLLLFLGHTDVVPTGPVEAWQSEPFTPSIRDGRLYGRGAADMKGSVAAWVTACERLLESEALGGLRLGILLTSDEEGPANDGIRAIAPTLTGLTGPIDWCLVGEPSSEHTLGDTIRIGRRGSLSGTVTVTGRQGHVAYPALADNSLHRLTALLAELVAEEWDHGTPAFPPTTLQVTDIDADTDASNVIPGESSARFNLRFSPASTATELQARITDIVHRHAPGARIDWHLSAEPFSSEPGALREAITTCVEAQLGLTPQGNTAGGTSDGRFIAPLGAEVVEIGPVNASIHQVDESIDIAELEALSELYEAIIRRLAASPSAQLR, encoded by the coding sequence ATGCACGGCCAACCGCTCGCCCTTGCCGAGGCGCTGATCGCCCGGCCCTCCATCACGCCAGACGATGCCGGCTGCCAGGCCCTGCTCGCCGAGCGCCTGGCGGCCCTCGGCTTTGCCCTCCATTCACTGCCTCAGGGTGAGGTGAGTAACCTGCTGGCGTTGCGCTCACCCGACAGCGCCGGGGCCACGGATTCCAGCACACCGCTGCTGCTTTTTCTGGGCCACACCGATGTCGTGCCCACCGGCCCGGTAGAGGCCTGGCAGAGCGAACCGTTTACACCAAGCATTCGCGACGGCCGCCTCTACGGCCGTGGTGCGGCCGATATGAAAGGCAGTGTGGCGGCGTGGGTAACGGCCTGTGAACGGCTGCTTGAGTCAGAGGCCCTGGGTGGCCTGCGCCTGGGGATCCTTCTGACCAGTGACGAAGAGGGCCCGGCAAACGATGGCATTCGTGCGATCGCCCCAACACTCACGGGGCTGACGGGGCCAATCGATTGGTGCCTGGTCGGCGAGCCCAGCAGCGAGCACACTCTCGGCGATACCATCCGCATTGGTCGGCGGGGGTCACTCAGCGGCACCGTGACCGTCACCGGCCGCCAGGGTCATGTTGCCTACCCGGCACTCGCCGATAATTCGCTGCATCGACTGACCGCTCTCCTCGCCGAGCTTGTCGCAGAAGAATGGGATCATGGCACCCCGGCCTTTCCCCCAACAACACTGCAGGTCACCGACATCGACGCAGATACGGATGCGAGCAATGTCATCCCCGGCGAGTCGAGTGCACGGTTCAACCTGCGCTTCTCGCCCGCCTCTACAGCGACCGAGCTGCAGGCCCGCATCACCGACATCGTGCATCGACATGCCCCCGGCGCCCGCATCGACTGGCACCTCTCAGCGGAGCCCTTCTCCAGCGAGCCAGGCGCCCTGCGCGAGGCCATCACCACGTGTGTTGAAGCACAGCTCGGCCTGACGCCCCAGGGCAATACGGCGGGTGGCACGTCTGATGGACGGTTTATCGCGCCCCTTGGCGCTGAGGTGGTGGAGATCGGCCCGGTGAATGCCAGTATCCACCAGGTCGACGAATCCATCGACATCGCAGAACTGGAGGCCCTGAGCGAGCTTTACGAAGCGATTATTCGCCGCCTTGCGGCGAGCCCGAGCGCTCAGCTGCGCTGA
- the dapC gene encoding succinyldiaminopimelate transaminase → MSHHSHPGLARLQPYPFQRLRALLEGVEPPAGVTPVPLSIGEPKHPAPDFIAETLRQAIDSSIGRYPATLGSASLREGIAEWLTRRFNLPSGGMDPTTQVLPAAGTREALFAVTQALIDPAQRPGVIMPNPFYQIYEGAALLAGAEPIYLNTDHASDELPDIDRIDAATWRRCGLIYLCSPGNPSGRVLPQSFWARLFELQDTHGFLIAADECYSELYRDEAAPPLGLLAACQAAGRPDYSGCLVFHSLSKRSNVPGLRSGFIAGDAQLIRDFTAYRTYQGCALPLHTQQASLMAWQDEAHVRDNRAAYRAKFEIASRLLQDVVPYREPEAGFYLWLPVPRGNDEAFARDLYAATGVTVLPGRYLSRPTAAGDPGAGRVRLALVAETGICEDALGRIRQFIEQTD, encoded by the coding sequence ATGAGCCATCACAGCCACCCCGGCCTTGCGCGCCTGCAACCCTATCCGTTCCAACGCCTCCGGGCGTTGCTGGAGGGCGTCGAACCCCCTGCCGGGGTTACGCCTGTTCCGCTGTCGATTGGTGAGCCCAAGCACCCCGCCCCTGATTTCATCGCCGAGACCCTGCGCCAGGCCATCGACTCGAGCATCGGCCGCTACCCGGCAACCCTGGGTAGTGCGTCACTGCGCGAAGGCATCGCCGAGTGGCTCACCCGGCGCTTTAATCTGCCATCGGGCGGCATGGATCCCACCACGCAGGTGCTCCCGGCCGCCGGTACACGCGAGGCCCTGTTCGCCGTTACCCAGGCCCTGATCGACCCGGCTCAACGCCCGGGCGTGATCATGCCCAATCCGTTCTATCAGATCTATGAAGGCGCCGCCCTCCTCGCCGGGGCCGAGCCGATCTACCTGAACACCGATCACGCTTCGGATGAACTGCCCGACATTGACCGGATTGATGCAGCCACCTGGCGCCGCTGTGGCCTGATTTATCTGTGTAGCCCCGGCAATCCCAGCGGGCGCGTACTCCCGCAAAGCTTCTGGGCCCGCCTTTTCGAGCTGCAGGACACCCACGGCTTCCTCATCGCGGCCGACGAATGCTATAGCGAGCTCTACCGGGATGAAGCCGCGCCACCGCTGGGCCTGCTGGCCGCCTGTCAGGCTGCCGGACGACCCGATTACAGCGGCTGTCTCGTTTTTCACAGTCTGTCCAAGCGCTCTAATGTTCCGGGCTTGCGCTCGGGGTTCATCGCCGGTGACGCACAACTCATTCGTGACTTCACGGCCTACCGAACCTACCAGGGCTGCGCGCTGCCGCTACACACCCAGCAGGCGAGCCTCATGGCCTGGCAGGACGAGGCCCACGTGCGGGACAACCGGGCGGCTTATCGAGCGAAGTTCGAAATCGCCAGCCGCTTGTTGCAGGACGTCGTCCCCTATCGCGAGCCCGAGGCCGGTTTTTATCTCTGGTTACCCGTGCCCCGTGGCAACGACGAAGCATTTGCCCGCGATCTCTACGCGGCCACGGGCGTCACGGTTCTGCCCGGGCGTTATCTCTCGCGGCCCACCGCCGCGGGTGACCCGGGGGCGGGCCGAGTTCGCCTGGCGCTGGTGGCAGAGACAGGCATCTGCGAGGATGCCCTCGGGCGCATTCGCCAATTCATTGAACAGACCGACTGA
- a CDS encoding NAD(P)/FAD-dependent oxidoreductase, with translation MRIAIIGAGIAGLAAARTLQAAGIEAVVYDKGRGPGGRTVSKRTEHGSIDLGAQYFTARDPAFQAVVAEWQAAGVVLPWSVTPVVLPERQPARPETRLVGVPRMSSLAKHLSDGLDLHTEVQVSEITRELTGWVLRERTGETLGEFDQVLLTAPAPQSQSLLAEPSPRLATEAAAAHMQPCWSVGLVLERPLEVDFDAGFPSSGPLGWVARAGSRPDRPHLPEIWILHATAAWSEANIEWSPEAVSEFLAQAFGDLLRRPPAIAERVAHRWRFARARGALKAADGYLEHEDILCAGDWVSDGRIEGAWHSGCAAARRLISAAERSGSPQGGE, from the coding sequence ATGCGCATAGCGATTATCGGCGCCGGCATCGCGGGACTCGCGGCAGCGCGTACGCTGCAGGCCGCCGGCATCGAGGCGGTCGTGTATGACAAAGGCCGGGGCCCGGGCGGGCGGACCGTCAGCAAGCGCACTGAGCACGGTTCGATCGATCTGGGGGCACAGTATTTCACCGCGCGGGACCCCGCGTTCCAGGCGGTTGTGGCCGAATGGCAAGCTGCAGGCGTTGTTCTGCCCTGGTCAGTGACACCGGTCGTCCTGCCTGAGCGACAGCCCGCGCGGCCCGAGACCCGTCTGGTGGGGGTGCCGCGGATGTCATCCCTGGCCAAACACTTGAGCGATGGGCTTGATCTGCACACCGAGGTACAGGTCAGTGAAATCACTCGGGAGCTCACCGGGTGGGTCTTGCGAGAGCGCACGGGCGAAACGCTGGGGGAGTTTGATCAGGTGCTCCTGACCGCCCCGGCGCCCCAGAGTCAATCCTTGCTGGCAGAGCCGAGTCCGCGGCTAGCAACGGAGGCGGCTGCCGCTCACATGCAGCCATGCTGGTCGGTCGGTCTGGTGCTGGAGCGTCCACTTGAGGTTGATTTTGACGCCGGTTTCCCGAGCAGTGGGCCGCTGGGATGGGTGGCACGTGCCGGCTCACGCCCGGATCGCCCGCATTTGCCTGAGATCTGGATACTGCACGCGACGGCCGCCTGGAGTGAGGCGAACATTGAGTGGTCGCCGGAGGCGGTGAGTGAATTCCTTGCCCAGGCCTTTGGTGATCTGTTGCGACGCCCACCGGCGATTGCCGAGCGCGTCGCTCACCGCTGGCGCTTTGCACGCGCACGGGGCGCGCTCAAGGCAGCGGACGGCTATCTTGAGCATGAGGACATCCTGTGTGCGGGCGACTGGGTGTCGGATGGCCGGATTGAGGGGGCCTGGCACAGTGGATGCGCCGCAGCACGGCGATTGATCAGCGCAGCTGAGCGCTCGGGCTCGCCGCAAGGCGGCGAATAA
- the glnD gene encoding [protein-PII] uridylyltransferase, whose protein sequence is MVAMAPALDDEGLDRQLLDLDALDSQLDGDPNPAIRLRQTLRDADETLAARFQEGTPASTLVPLRATLMDAIVIRLWQRLMGDFADIGCLVAVGGYGRGELHPASDTDLMVLVPATPVEGLDARLTGFITALWDVGIEVGHSVRSIDDCVTEADKDITVATNLMEARPLAGDSTLFKDMEAATSPFRIWPGPAFFEAKWAEQQRRHERYHDTAYNLEPNLKESPGGLRDIHMIGWVAKRHFNANSLGDLVDLGFLTDGEYDALLQGQHFLWDLRFALHLQAGRREDRLLFEYQTELARQFGYKDAEHTLAVEQFMQRYYRMIMRLNRLNEMLLQLYQESILYGDVDEKPRLLNKRFQVKRGFIEVTHRNIFKRYPIAILELFLLMQQHPEVRGIRAATVRQLREHRYLIDERFREDLRVRSLFMEILRQPEGITHALRRMHGHGILGRYIPAFAEITGRMQYDLFHVYTVDTHTLMVVRNLRRLAMPEHRGEFPLLSQIHGRIPKPELLYLAGLFHDIAKGRGGDHSELGAEDAYAFCLQHGLSRYDCRFVAWLVRKHLLMSMTAQRRDISDPAVINEFAAEAGDLTHLDYLYLLTVADIRATDPKLWNSWREALLLELYRRASRALRRGLGAPVDEEELVSEAQTRARDLLRDQGLHHMTVRSIWRHFTPEYFLRYTADEVAWHTAAIHSAGSAAHVPLILIDPQTRRGGTEVFIYTRDRDNIFALAVSAMDQLGLDIQDARIITTTNGYTLDSFLVLEETDQGLERDARTAMIRETLTEVLGETRKPPEPGHRGLPRRLRHFNTPTQVDFSEDTGNGRTAVELITGDQPGLLARVGSVFARHSLRVQNAKIATIGERAEDVFFLTDADNAPLTPALRQQLRSELLELFEGDSDIMRRGDGV, encoded by the coding sequence ATGGTGGCTATGGCGCCTGCCCTGGACGACGAAGGCCTCGACCGTCAGCTGCTCGACCTCGACGCACTGGATAGCCAGCTTGACGGCGATCCGAACCCGGCCATACGGCTGCGCCAGACACTTCGCGATGCAGACGAGACGCTGGCCGCCCGGTTTCAGGAGGGCACACCGGCTTCCACCCTGGTCCCGCTACGCGCGACACTCATGGACGCCATCGTCATCCGATTATGGCAACGCCTCATGGGGGATTTCGCGGACATCGGCTGTCTTGTGGCGGTGGGCGGTTACGGCCGCGGGGAGCTCCACCCTGCCTCCGACACCGATCTCATGGTGCTTGTGCCAGCCACACCCGTGGAGGGGCTTGATGCCAGGCTGACCGGGTTTATCACGGCGCTTTGGGATGTCGGCATCGAGGTTGGGCATAGCGTGCGCAGCATCGATGACTGCGTCACCGAGGCGGACAAGGACATTACGGTTGCCACAAACCTGATGGAGGCTCGCCCACTGGCGGGCGATTCCACCCTGTTCAAGGACATGGAAGCGGCCACCAGCCCCTTCCGCATCTGGCCTGGTCCCGCCTTTTTCGAGGCGAAGTGGGCCGAACAGCAGCGCCGTCATGAGCGTTATCACGACACCGCCTACAACCTGGAGCCGAACCTCAAGGAGAGTCCGGGCGGGCTGCGGGATATCCACATGATTGGCTGGGTGGCGAAGCGGCATTTCAATGCGAACTCGCTCGGCGACCTGGTGGATCTCGGTTTTCTGACCGACGGCGAGTACGATGCCTTGTTGCAAGGCCAGCACTTTCTCTGGGACCTGCGTTTTGCCCTGCACCTGCAAGCGGGCCGGCGCGAAGATCGGCTGCTGTTTGAATACCAGACCGAGCTTGCTCGCCAGTTTGGCTACAAAGACGCCGAGCACACCCTGGCCGTCGAGCAGTTCATGCAGCGCTACTACCGCATGATCATGCGACTCAACCGCCTCAATGAAATGCTCCTGCAGCTCTACCAGGAGTCCATTCTGTACGGCGATGTTGATGAAAAACCGCGGCTGCTAAACAAACGTTTTCAGGTGAAACGGGGTTTTATTGAGGTCACCCACCGCAACATCTTTAAGCGCTATCCCATTGCCATTCTTGAGCTTTTTTTGCTCATGCAGCAGCACCCCGAAGTACGAGGGATTCGCGCGGCCACGGTGCGACAGTTACGTGAGCACCGCTATCTGATCGACGAGCGCTTTCGTGAGGACCTGCGGGTGCGCAGCCTGTTCATGGAAATCCTGCGTCAGCCTGAAGGCATCACCCACGCACTGCGCCGCATGCATGGCCACGGCATCCTCGGCCGCTACATCCCCGCCTTCGCCGAGATCACCGGGCGGATGCAGTACGACCTGTTTCATGTCTATACCGTCGACACCCACACCTTGATGGTTGTGAGAAATCTGCGCCGGTTAGCCATGCCAGAGCACCGGGGAGAGTTCCCACTACTCAGCCAGATCCACGGGCGCATCCCCAAACCGGAGCTGCTCTACCTGGCCGGTCTGTTTCACGACATCGCCAAGGGCCGCGGTGGCGACCACTCCGAACTCGGTGCGGAAGATGCCTACGCGTTCTGTCTGCAGCACGGGCTGTCACGCTATGACTGCCGCTTTGTCGCCTGGCTCGTGCGCAAGCACCTGCTGATGTCGATGACCGCACAGCGCCGTGATATCAGCGACCCAGCGGTGATCAACGAGTTCGCTGCCGAGGCGGGCGACCTGACGCATCTTGATTACCTGTACTTACTGACGGTGGCCGATATCCGGGCAACCGACCCCAAACTCTGGAACAGCTGGCGCGAGGCCTTGCTCCTCGAGCTCTACCGCCGGGCAAGCCGGGCCCTGCGCCGTGGGCTGGGTGCCCCGGTTGATGAAGAAGAGCTGGTCAGTGAAGCACAAACCCGCGCCCGCGATCTATTGCGCGACCAGGGCCTGCATCACATGACCGTGCGCTCTATCTGGCGGCACTTCACGCCCGAGTATTTCCTGCGCTACACCGCCGACGAGGTCGCCTGGCACACCGCCGCCATCCATTCCGCCGGCAGTGCCGCCCATGTCCCGCTGATTTTGATTGACCCGCAAACCCGTCGCGGTGGTACCGAAGTCTTTATCTACACCCGCGATCGCGACAACATCTTTGCCCTGGCGGTCTCGGCGATGGATCAGCTCGGTCTGGATATTCAGGACGCGCGCATCATTACCACCACCAATGGCTATACCCTCGACAGCTTTCTCGTGCTCGAAGAAACGGATCAGGGCCTCGAGCGTGACGCCCGGACAGCCATGATCCGCGAGACGCTCACCGAGGTCCTTGGCGAGACCCGAAAGCCACCAGAGCCCGGGCACCGCGGCCTGCCGCGACGCCTACGCCACTTCAACACGCCAACCCAGGTCGATTTCAGCGAGGACACGGGTAACGGGCGCACCGCGGTCGAGCTCATTACCGGCGATCAGCCGGGCCTGCTTGCCCGCGTGGGCAGCGTATTCGCGCGCCACAGCCTGCGGGTGCAAAACGCCAAGATCGCCACCATTGGCGAGCGCGCCGAGGATGTGTTCTTTCTGACCGATGCCGATAACGCGCCGCTGACACCAGCGCTGCGCCAGCAACTGCGCAGTGAACTCCTCGAGCTGTTTGAGGGCGATAGCGACATTATGCGCCGCGGAGATGGGGTTTAG
- the dapD gene encoding 2,3,4,5-tetrahydropyridine-2,6-dicarboxylate N-succinyltransferase, protein MAAIQSIIETAFEQRDELTPESAPTEVREAVEQALGQLDRGDARVAEKVNGQWQVNQWLKKAVLLSFRLQPNTRIRGGATDYYDKVPLKYADYNSADFAVDGVRVVPPAAARRGAHIAAGVVLMPSYVNIGAYVDTGTMVDTWATVGSCAQIGRNVHLSGGVGIGGVLEPLQANPTIIEDNCFIGARSEIVEGVIVGEGAVISMGVYIGQSTKIYNRETGEVTFGEVPPGAVVVSGSLPAADGSHSLYCAVIIKQVDAKTRAKVGINELLRP, encoded by the coding sequence ATGGCCGCGATCCAGAGCATTATTGAGACCGCCTTTGAGCAACGCGACGAACTAACCCCCGAGAGCGCCCCGACGGAGGTTCGTGAAGCGGTCGAACAGGCCCTCGGTCAGCTTGATCGCGGTGATGCACGGGTCGCTGAAAAGGTGAACGGCCAGTGGCAGGTCAACCAGTGGCTCAAAAAAGCCGTGCTCCTGTCCTTCCGGCTGCAGCCCAATACGCGGATACGCGGCGGCGCGACCGATTACTACGACAAGGTCCCGCTCAAGTACGCCGACTACAACAGTGCCGATTTCGCAGTGGACGGCGTGCGTGTGGTGCCACCGGCGGCAGCCCGGCGTGGCGCGCACATTGCTGCCGGTGTTGTCTTAATGCCCTCGTACGTCAACATTGGCGCGTATGTCGATACCGGCACCATGGTGGACACCTGGGCCACCGTTGGCTCCTGTGCCCAGATTGGCCGCAACGTGCACCTGTCGGGTGGTGTGGGCATTGGTGGCGTGCTGGAGCCCTTGCAGGCCAATCCCACCATTATCGAAGACAACTGCTTCATCGGCGCCCGCTCCGAGATTGTCGAGGGCGTGATTGTCGGCGAGGGTGCGGTGATCTCCATGGGCGTGTACATCGGCCAGAGCACCAAGATCTATAACCGCGAGACGGGCGAAGTCACGTTTGGCGAGGTGCCGCCGGGTGCCGTGGTTGTCTCCGGTAGCCTACCCGCGGCTGATGGCAGCCACAGCCTCTACTGCGCGGTGATCATCAAGCAGGTGGACGCCAAAACGCGCGCCAAGGTCGGGATCAACGAGCTGCTGCGCCCCTGA